In Campylobacter vulpis, a genomic segment contains:
- a CDS encoding NFACT family protein: protein MKYTELVQICEFLKQYKRLDFIRRIDDNVLCLSFDKVYYVFDLNKNESGIYTANLKMKSYNAPFDYALKKYFSNALIKELKVLENNRILCLKVELNKSYKSYESVIYFEFTGKNTNAIITDSKGLILEALRHIDKSYRQVKPNLMLLELKPFKMDTNFVKIEDFKAYFEEKFHALYSKKFLQIQGVKLILLQGKIEKLKNRLNALESEEDLLLMAMKLSQKADILFANLSVLKEYERNFKLLDFEGKEVEFVLENSPKMSANLYYKLAKKLKQKAKNICLQRENLEEKLEFLFALKKMVQNCQSLFELEILLPKKSKKELVKKDENELGIASFYYKEFKICVGKNEKGNIYLLKNTKKNDVWLHIKDVPSSHTFIIHNKQNISQEVLEFAAKLCVSFSKLNPGSVLVDYTTRNFVKIREKAFVNYTNYKTLSVLKE from the coding sequence ATGTTTTTGATTTAAATAAAAATGAAAGCGGAATTTACACAGCAAATTTAAAGATGAAAAGCTACAACGCTCCTTTTGATTATGCGCTTAAAAAATACTTTAGCAATGCTTTAATTAAAGAATTGAAAGTGCTTGAAAATAACCGCATTTTATGTTTAAAAGTGGAGCTTAACAAATCTTATAAAAGCTATGAAAGTGTGATTTATTTTGAATTCACAGGTAAAAATACAAATGCGATTATCACAGATAGTAAAGGCTTAATTTTAGAGGCTTTAAGGCATATAGATAAAAGCTATCGTCAAGTAAAGCCTAATTTAATGCTTTTAGAGCTAAAGCCCTTTAAAATGGATACAAATTTCGTTAAAATCGAGGATTTTAAGGCGTATTTTGAGGAAAAATTTCACGCTTTATACTCTAAAAAATTTTTGCAAATTCAAGGAGTAAAATTAATTCTTTTGCAAGGTAAAATTGAAAAATTAAAGAATCGTTTAAATGCCTTAGAAAGTGAAGAGGATTTACTTTTAATGGCGATGAAGCTCAGTCAAAAAGCGGATATTTTATTTGCAAATTTAAGCGTTTTAAAGGAATATGAAAGGAATTTTAAACTTTTAGATTTTGAGGGAAAAGAAGTGGAATTTGTGCTTGAAAATAGTCCTAAAATGAGTGCAAATCTTTATTATAAATTGGCAAAAAAACTCAAACAAAAGGCTAAAAATATCTGTTTGCAAAGAGAAAATCTGGAGGAAAAATTAGAATTCTTATTTGCTTTAAAAAAAATGGTTCAAAATTGTCAAAGTTTGTTTGAGCTTGAAATTTTACTCCCTAAAAAAAGCAAAAAAGAACTTGTAAAAAAAGATGAAAATGAACTAGGAATTGCAAGTTTTTATTATAAAGAATTTAAAATTTGTGTGGGTAAAAATGAAAAGGGTAATATTTATTTGCTAAAAAACACTAAAAAAAATGATGTGTGGTTACATATCAAAGATGTGCCAAGCTCACACACTTTCATTATACACAATAAACAAAATATTAGCCAAGAGGTGCTAGAATTTGCCGCGAAACTTTGCGTAAGCTTTTCTAAGCTAAACCCCGGGAGTGTTTTGGTCGATTATACAACAAGGAATTTTGTCAAAATAAGAGAAAAGGCTTTTGTTAATTATACAAATTATAAAACCCTTAGCGTTTTAAAGGAGTGA
- a CDS encoding phosphatidate cytidylyltransferase, translating into MFDTTRIISGFVMIAAVIIIALIDVFWINFVVFGLLLYFAFDEAKKLFDVSNASFIPVFLAFLLGSYYEKALFFGLFLVILVVGYLSYKKAENLRLSLIYLYPTLPILTLWQVYLNEGMITLFLLILLVVLCDSGAYFIGKMLGKTPFSQTSPNKTLEGVIGGVLCAVVGGGLVGIIMGGFWLWIVISFFVAVLAVIGDLIESYFKRVANLKDSGDLIPGHGGILDRIDAVMIASFAMVVLL; encoded by the coding sequence ATGTTTGATACGACAAGGATAATATCTGGCTTTGTGATGATAGCGGCTGTTATCATCATCGCTTTGATTGATGTTTTTTGGATTAATTTTGTGGTGTTTGGACTTTTGCTTTATTTTGCTTTTGATGAGGCAAAAAAGCTTTTTGATGTGTCTAATGCCTCTTTTATCCCTGTCTTTTTAGCTTTTTTGCTAGGAAGTTATTATGAAAAAGCCTTGTTTTTTGGGCTTTTTCTTGTGATTTTGGTCGTGGGATATTTATCTTATAAAAAGGCGGAAAATTTAAGATTAAGCTTGATTTATCTTTATCCTACTTTGCCTATTTTGACTCTTTGGCAGGTGTATTTAAACGAGGGTATGATTACGCTTTTTTTGCTAATTTTACTTGTTGTATTGTGTGATAGCGGGGCGTATTTTATCGGTAAAATGTTGGGTAAAACGCCTTTTTCACAAACTAGCCCTAATAAAACCTTAGAGGGCGTTATAGGCGGTGTGCTTTGTGCTGTTGTGGGTGGGGGGCTAGTAGGCATTATTATGGGGGGATTTTGGCTGTGGATTGTGATTAGTTTTTTTGTGGCTGTTTTGGCTGTGATAGGAGATTTGATAGAAAGCTATTTTAAAAGGGTGGCAAATTTAAAAGATAGCGGAGATTTAATCCCCGGACACGGAGGCATTTTAGATAGAATTGATGCTGTGATGATAGCCTCTTTTGCTATGGTTGTGCTTTTATGA
- the dxr gene encoding 1-deoxy-D-xylulose-5-phosphate reductoisomerase: MIVFGSTGSIGVNALKLAILKNLHISALACGGNIKLLNKQIERFKPEFVCIKEAKDRHLVKHKNVFVGQEGLERILELSSDTLLLNAIVGFAGLKSTLKAHKLNKKIALANKESLVVAGEFLKGANLIPVDSEHSALNALLKERQNVKKLYVCASGGAFFKLKTKDLKSVKPSDALKHPNWSMGSKITIDSATMANKLFEIIEAYHLFNIKEIDAFIEPKSLLHALCEFQNGATSAYFSKPDMKLAIAEAIFDTHEFEILPPLDFVKLSHLKFHKISLKKYSLFTLKNALLNNPNLGVIINAANEVMVEKFLKQKCEFLDISKGVFKTLDHFGEPKIRELEEVFEYDRKVREYCENFSFIV; this comes from the coding sequence ATGATAGTTTTTGGAAGCACGGGAAGTATAGGGGTTAATGCCCTAAAACTTGCCATTTTGAAAAATTTACACATTAGTGCTTTGGCGTGTGGGGGGAATATTAAGCTTTTAAATAAACAAATTGAGCGTTTTAAGCCTGAATTTGTTTGCATTAAAGAGGCAAAAGATAGGCATTTAGTTAAACATAAAAATGTTTTTGTGGGTCAAGAGGGGCTTGAGAGAATTTTAGAACTTAGTAGTGATACCCTTTTGCTAAATGCTATTGTCGGTTTTGCAGGGCTTAAAAGCACACTAAAAGCTCATAAACTTAATAAAAAAATCGCCTTGGCAAATAAAGAAAGTTTAGTTGTGGCGGGGGAATTTTTAAAGGGAGCAAATCTTATCCCTGTGGATAGTGAGCATTCTGCCCTAAACGCTTTGCTTAAAGAGAGACAAAATGTCAAAAAGCTTTATGTCTGTGCGAGTGGAGGGGCGTTTTTTAAATTGAAAACAAAAGATTTAAAAAGCGTCAAGCCAAGTGATGCGTTAAAGCACCCTAACTGGTCTATGGGTTCTAAAATCACCATCGATAGCGCAACGATGGCAAATAAGCTTTTTGAAATTATCGAGGCTTATCATCTTTTTAACATTAAAGAAATTGACGCTTTTATCGAGCCTAAATCCTTGTTGCACGCTCTTTGTGAATTTCAAAATGGTGCTACAAGTGCGTATTTTTCTAAGCCTGATATGAAACTAGCAATCGCTGAAGCTATTTTTGACACGCACGAATTTGAAATTTTGCCTCCGCTTGATTTTGTTAAACTTTCTCATTTAAAATTCCACAAAATTAGTCTTAAAAAATATTCGCTTTTTACTCTTAAAAATGCTCTCTTAAATAATCCAAATTTGGGGGTCATCATCAATGCGGCAAATGAAGTGATGGTTGAGAAATTTTTAAAGCAAAAATGCGAATTTTTAGACATTTCAAAAGGTGTTTTTAAAACTTTAGATCATTTTGGAGAGCCTAAAATAAGAGAACTTGAAGAAGTGTTTGAGTATGATAGAAAGGTAAGGGAATATTGTGAAAATTTTAGCTTTATTGTTTAG
- the pgp1 gene encoding peptidoglycan D,L-carboxypeptidase Pgp1: protein MKILALLFSFIVSIFALEFSVGENGTSSENNNTILILGGMQGDEPGGFHAASLLLSDYNITKGKIIVAPNLAFESIIKRSRGVSGDLNRKFAEINPKDPDFETVQRIKSLILKPEVSMVINLHDGWGFYRPTYENELKNPKRWGNSSVIDTKEINASAYHNLESIAKQTVESVNASLADPRHKYFLKNTKTEELNDTEMLKALTYFVISNQKAAFANEASKNLPVHLRAYYHLLAVENYLKTAGLEWERSFELSPDGVYGAINREIEVKLFDDKILLYLKNPRKSMNYIPFPVNKELNYQTSNELTAVVAENNHFFIQYGNRFQSRIYPEYLEFSDAFEEVDFIIDGNETSVPFATRVKVKKEFVIPKIQNVRVNIIGFDHSKDESNIIVTKNKMKTQYALDDAGKIYRVEFYELRGANLQQLLEYQKGTKIIKNAKMPDINTLKEAARKDKFLGSVLVEFE, encoded by the coding sequence GTGAAAATTTTAGCTTTATTGTTTAGTTTTATTGTGAGTATTTTTGCTCTTGAATTTAGCGTGGGGGAAAATGGCACGAGCAGTGAAAATAATAATACTATTTTAATTCTTGGCGGTATGCAAGGCGATGAGCCGGGTGGCTTTCATGCGGCTAGTTTGCTCCTTAGTGATTATAATATTACTAAAGGCAAGATTATCGTGGCTCCAAATTTAGCTTTTGAGAGCATTATTAAGCGAAGTCGGGGTGTGAGTGGGGATTTAAACCGCAAATTCGCAGAGATTAATCCTAAAGACCCTGATTTTGAAACGGTGCAAAGGATTAAAAGCCTCATTTTAAAGCCTGAAGTAAGTATGGTAATTAATCTTCACGATGGCTGGGGTTTTTATCGTCCTACTTATGAAAATGAGCTTAAAAACCCTAAGCGTTGGGGAAATTCAAGTGTGATTGATACTAAAGAAATTAATGCTAGTGCTTATCATAATTTAGAAAGCATTGCAAAGCAGACGGTTGAAAGTGTCAATGCTTCTTTGGCTGACCCTAGACATAAATATTTTCTTAAGAACACCAAAACAGAAGAGCTAAACGATACGGAAATGCTTAAAGCCCTCACTTATTTTGTGATTTCAAATCAAAAAGCCGCCTTTGCCAATGAAGCGAGCAAGAATTTACCTGTGCATTTAAGAGCTTATTATCATCTTTTAGCGGTGGAAAATTATCTTAAAACAGCTGGGCTTGAGTGGGAAAGAAGCTTTGAGCTGAGTCCTGATGGTGTGTATGGAGCTATTAATAGAGAGATTGAAGTTAAGCTTTTTGATGATAAAATTTTGCTTTATCTTAAAAATCCTAGAAAAAGTATGAATTATATCCCCTTTCCTGTCAATAAAGAGTTAAACTATCAAACAAGTAACGAGCTAACCGCTGTGGTTGCGGAGAATAATCATTTTTTTATCCAGTATGGCAATCGCTTTCAAAGCCGAATTTATCCAGAATATTTAGAATTTAGCGATGCCTTTGAAGAGGTGGATTTTATCATCGATGGAAATGAGACTTCCGTGCCTTTTGCAACTAGAGTTAAGGTTAAGAAGGAATTTGTAATACCAAAAATTCAAAATGTGCGTGTTAATATCATAGGTTTTGATCATTCAAAAGATGAAAGTAATATCATCGTAACAAAAAATAAAATGAAAACTCAATATGCCCTTGATGATGCAGGTAAGATTTATAGGGTGGAATTTTATGAATTACGCGGAGCAAATTTACAGCAACTTCTCGAATATCAAAAAGGCACTAAGATCATTAAAAACGCTAAAATGCCAGACATCAATACACTTAAAGAGGCGGCGAGAAAAGATAAGTTTTTAGGCTCTGTTTTGGTAGAATTTGAATGA
- the tsaD gene encoding tRNA (adenosine(37)-N6)-threonylcarbamoyltransferase complex transferase subunit TsaD has translation MKNCILAIESSCDDSSIAILDKDNFNCLFHKKISQEKEHSHYGGVVPELAARLHSEALPKILQQCKSYFDKLCAIAVTNEPGLSVSLVGGIAMAKSLALALDVPLIAINHLKGHIYSLFLEQKEEYDMGILLVSGGHTMVLKVDEKGFLEILAKSNDDSFGESFDKVAKMMNLGYPGGVVIENLAKKARIKNFHFSVPMIHSKELNFSFSGLKNQTRLELTKHQHLDENTKSEIAYAFEEAACLHIIDKCRKIFTKHRFKKFGVVGGASANLNLRGRLQTLCEEFECELKLAPLEFCADNALMIARAAISAYERGEFVGVNEDILSPKNTNLARL, from the coding sequence ATGAAAAATTGCATTTTAGCCATAGAAAGTTCGTGTGATGATAGCTCTATAGCTATCCTTGATAAAGACAATTTTAATTGCCTTTTTCATAAAAAAATTTCACAAGAAAAAGAGCATTCTCATTATGGTGGGGTTGTCCCTGAACTAGCCGCTAGACTTCATAGTGAAGCTTTGCCTAAAATTTTGCAGCAGTGTAAGAGCTATTTTGATAAACTTTGTGCCATAGCCGTTACAAATGAACCGGGGCTTAGTGTGAGTTTAGTGGGAGGTATTGCTATGGCTAAAAGCTTAGCTTTAGCCCTTGATGTGCCGCTTATTGCTATTAATCACTTAAAAGGACATATTTACTCACTTTTTTTGGAGCAAAAAGAGGAGTATGATATGGGCATTTTGCTAGTGAGTGGCGGACATACTATGGTTTTGAAAGTCGATGAGAAGGGCTTTTTAGAAATCTTAGCAAAAAGCAATGATGATAGCTTTGGCGAGAGTTTTGATAAGGTAGCTAAAATGATGAATTTGGGCTATCCGGGTGGGGTTGTGATAGAAAATTTGGCAAAAAAAGCAAGGATAAAAAATTTCCATTTTTCTGTGCCTATGATTCACTCAAAAGAACTTAACTTTTCTTTTTCGGGACTTAAAAATCAAACAAGACTTGAGCTTACAAAACATCAACATTTAGATGAAAATACTAAAAGTGAGATAGCTTATGCCTTTGAGGAGGCGGCTTGTTTGCACATTATTGATAAGTGTCGTAAAATTTTTACCAAACATCGTTTTAAAAAATTTGGAGTCGTGGGGGGGGCGAGTGCAAATTTGAATTTAAGAGGGCGTTTGCAAACACTTTGTGAGGAATTTGAGTGCGAGTTAAAATTAGCTCCGCTTGAATTTTGTGCTGATAATGCCCTAATGATAGCAAGAGCGGCGATCAGTGCATATGAAAGAGGTGAATTTGTGGGTGTAAATGAGGATATTTTAAGCCCCAAAAACACAAATTTAGCAAGACTTTAG
- a CDS encoding prepilin-type N-terminal cleavage/methylation domain-containing protein produces MNKAFTILELVFVIIILGILAAIALPKLSSSKDEAELSKALNNLRTFINDVSIYALKNDKLANTKLLSNVSGIEEVDLSRNLSDVAFKVGEDERCVEFVFVQGASFVLMGISSNDNVKNAIKAVANGADESVLNNADFTSLSQNKACVALSKSESFKALANKTYLLLGTR; encoded by the coding sequence ATGAATAAGGCTTTTACGATTTTAGAACTTGTTTTTGTGATTATAATACTTGGAATTTTAGCAGCCATTGCCCTACCAAAACTCAGCTCTAGTAAAGATGAGGCGGAGCTTAGCAAGGCTTTAAATAATCTTAGAACTTTCATCAACGATGTAAGCATTTACGCTCTTAAAAATGACAAACTTGCAAATACTAAACTTCTTAGCAATGTTAGCGGTATAGAGGAAGTGGATTTGTCGCGTAATTTGAGCGATGTGGCGTTTAAGGTAGGAGAAGATGAAAGGTGTGTGGAATTTGTCTTCGTGCAAGGAGCCAGTTTTGTTTTGATGGGAATTTCTAGCAATGATAATGTCAAAAATGCCATTAAAGCGGTGGCAAATGGAGCTGATGAGAGTGTTTTAAATAATGCCGATTTTACAAGCCTCTCTCAAAATAAAGCTTGCGTGGCTTTAAGTAAGAGTGAGAGCTTTAAGGCTTTGGCAAATAAAACCTATTTATTGTTAGGCACGAGATGA
- a CDS encoding DUF2920 family protein, which produces MIVFKSLKINSTDDVELGIKRKSKLEFKLSYDDEKEIEAILVLIQGTGDDANNSFLKIIMQSLAKKYNAAIISPNYFGIHNRPQTGAKPYFDELDKKIMYELCESLNIALDEEIFQTNSPEKILEKLNIHIAYKKSKGDLKQDYAAIMHCSLDPLNDEYQNWGIMPAMDIINAILHLKKNPPFKTGGGVCVLWYQGVLMEDIWR; this is translated from the coding sequence ATGATAGTTTTCAAAAGTCTTAAAATCAATTCAACCGATGATGTAGAGCTTGGCATTAAAAGAAAATCTAAGTTGGAATTTAAGCTAAGTTATGATGATGAAAAGGAGATTGAGGCGATTTTGGTGCTGATACAAGGCACGGGAGATGATGCGAATAATTCTTTTTTAAAGATTATTATGCAAAGCCTAGCTAAAAAGTATAATGCTGCTATCATTAGTCCAAATTATTTTGGAATTCATAACCGCCCTCAAACAGGTGCGAAGCCTTATTTTGACGAGCTTGATAAAAAGATTATGTATGAGCTTTGTGAAAGCCTTAATATCGCTTTAGATGAGGAAATTTTTCAAACAAATTCCCCTGAAAAAATTTTAGAAAAACTTAATATCCACATAGCCTATAAAAAGTCAAAAGGTGATTTAAAGCAAGATTATGCGGCGATTATGCATTGCAGTTTAGATCCTTTAAATGATGAGTATCAAAACTGGGGCATTATGCCTGCTATGGATATTATCAATGCCATTTTACATCTTAAGAAAAATCCGCCCTTTAAGACAGGGGGGGGAGTTTGCGTGTTGTGGTATCAGGGGGTTCTTATGGAGGATATTTGGCGTTAA
- a CDS encoding DUF2920 family protein, translating into MVSGGSYGGYLALMCAKIAPWLIDGVIDNSGSGLFSWRMIGFGKELDFKTYCGCGARIGDVHFLLSDKTFWTLDAHSAYFFSQSRSDIRYILNPTHLETLAKFNHIIFVSYHSKNDTFLAPYTEKVELFELLKKLKFDAHLHLIQDESEIDGKFIKNLEHGLGIPFKALINKEFPPLLEKIKKQKKKSREKSVSYTCYDLIYHFSEKNHKMKLEIEYYDR; encoded by the coding sequence GTGGTATCAGGGGGTTCTTATGGAGGATATTTGGCGTTAATGTGTGCTAAGATAGCGCCTTGGCTTATTGATGGTGTGATTGATAATTCAGGCTCTGGGCTATTTTCGTGGAGAATGATAGGCTTTGGCAAGGAGCTTGATTTTAAAACATATTGTGGTTGTGGTGCTAGGATAGGCGATGTGCATTTTTTGCTGAGTGATAAGACTTTTTGGACTCTTGATGCACACTCTGCTTATTTCTTTTCACAATCAAGAAGTGATATAAGATATATCCTTAATCCTACGCACCTAGAAACTTTAGCCAAATTTAATCATATTATCTTTGTAAGTTATCATTCTAAAAATGACACTTTTTTAGCCCCTTATACTGAAAAAGTCGAGCTTTTTGAGCTTTTAAAAAAGCTTAAATTTGACGCACATTTGCATTTGATACAAGATGAAAGCGAGATTGATGGTAAATTTATTAAAAATTTAGAACACGGACTAGGAATTCCTTTTAAAGCCTTGATTAATAAAGAATTCCCGCCGCTTTTAGAAAAAATCAAAAAGCAAAAGAAAAAGTCCCGTGAAAAAAGCGTCAGTTATACTTGCTATGATTTGATTTATCATTTTAGTGAGAAAAATCATAAGATGAAACTAGAAATTGAGTATTATGATAGATAG
- a CDS encoding DUF2920 family protein, with product MIDRSFFIDSCDDVELNIKRSSKLEYRISYDETKPIRAIFVIVGGFGSSADTRMLDFTRRQFALRFGVLAMNVFYHGFCCRVSSEEAYSAKYSIEKEDVENIKKVLAKLNLPYHSNLPHNAYYFLLEDMMKKQKEAGLYTQNAFLKGLSYTILPTNDEYQNYLLMPALDHINALKHLFKTHGGGG from the coding sequence ATGATAGATAGAAGTTTTTTTATTGATTCTTGTGATGATGTGGAGCTTAATATCAAAAGAAGTTCAAAGCTAGAATATCGCATTAGCTATGATGAAACCAAGCCCATAAGGGCGATTTTTGTTATAGTAGGAGGCTTTGGCTCTAGTGCGGATACTAGGATGCTTGATTTTACAAGGCGTCAATTTGCTTTGCGTTTTGGTGTTTTGGCGATGAATGTTTTTTATCACGGCTTTTGTTGCCGTGTTTCAAGCGAGGAAGCTTATAGTGCTAAATATAGCATAGAAAAAGAAGATGTTGAAAATATCAAAAAAGTCCTTGCAAAATTAAATTTGCCCTATCATTCAAATTTGCCACATAATGCCTATTATTTCTTACTTGAAGATATGATGAAAAAGCAAAAAGAAGCAGGACTTTATACGCAAAATGCTTTTTTAAAAGGACTAAGTTATACTATTTTGCCGACAAATGATGAGTATCAAAACTATCTTTTAATGCCAGCACTTGATCACATTAATGCCCTTAAGCATTTATTTAAAACTCACGGGGGGGGGGGGTAA
- a CDS encoding DUF2920 family protein, with product MPLSIYLKLTGGGGKLPIIYAGGCYGSQIAHLIAKIAPHYTQGVIDVACAVLPRKQMFMRTAEGEFYFYTQHLEISCHTKSFWTPHNFSKAAFSIRNLLELKHLQIQSELSKDCIFVSYHSQKDEFKTADEKERLYKTYVDLGFDASLHLVKDKNDIDGKLIRGLKHDGISNERVFKKELPLILEKLEGKDFQREEKSLSFPSDDKIYHFKDTKDKYELKITPL from the coding sequence ATGCCCTTAAGCATTTATTTAAAACTCACGGGGGGGGGGGGTAAGCTACCCATCATTTATGCAGGTGGGTGTTACGGCTCACAAATCGCTCATTTAATCGCTAAAATCGCTCCGCATTATACGCAAGGCGTGATTGATGTCGCTTGTGCGGTTTTACCAAGAAAGCAAATGTTTATGCGAACGGCGGAGGGGGAGTTTTATTTTTACACCCAGCATTTAGAAATATCTTGTCATACAAAAAGTTTTTGGACACCACATAATTTTAGCAAAGCTGCATTTAGCATAAGAAATCTTTTAGAATTAAAACACTTGCAAATTCAAAGTGAGCTTAGTAAGGACTGCATTTTTGTAAGCTATCACTCGCAAAAAGATGAGTTTAAAACCGCCGATGAGAAAGAAAGGCTTTATAAGACTTATGTGGATTTAGGTTTTGATGCGAGTTTGCATTTAGTAAAAGATAAAAATGATATTGATGGTAAGCTCATAAGGGGTTTAAAGCACGATGGAATTTCAAATGAAAGAGTGTTTAAAAAAGAATTGCCACTCATTTTAGAAAAGCTTGAGGGAAAAGACTTTCAAAGGGAGGAGAAATCCCTTAGCTTTCCAAGCGATGATAAAATTTATCATTTTAAAGATACAAAAGATAAATACGAGCTTAAAATCACTCCCCTTTAA
- a CDS encoding MBL fold metallo-hydrolase encodes MQIYKQACGAYETNCYILSTKKGEFIIDPGVGALKFVKENAKNPLAILNTHGHFDHIWDNVAIKKEFNIPLYIHKNDAFFLEDPFNQGFEKHKADVLIENKEALELFDSVFKFHFLPGHTPGCCMIEVVGEGVMFSGDFLFYRSIGRWDFPYSNALLMKQSLEKILTYKENYTLLPGHGVKTTLKEEQEHLPTWLRYF; translated from the coding sequence ATGCAAATTTATAAACAAGCTTGTGGGGCTTATGAGACAAATTGTTACATTTTAAGCACAAAAAAAGGCGAATTTATCATTGATCCGGGTGTGGGAGCTTTAAAATTTGTAAAAGAAAATGCTAAAAATCCTTTAGCTATACTTAACACTCACGGACATTTTGACCACATTTGGGACAATGTGGCAATAAAAAAGGAATTTAATATCCCTCTTTATATCCATAAAAATGATGCCTTTTTTTTAGAAGATCCCTTTAATCAGGGTTTTGAAAAGCATAAAGCCGATGTTTTGATTGAAAATAAAGAGGCTCTAGAGCTTTTTGATAGCGTTTTTAAATTCCACTTTCTCCCCGGTCATACACCGGGCTGCTGTATGATAGAAGTTGTGGGAGAAGGCGTGATGTTTAGTGGGGATTTTTTATTTTATAGAAGTATAGGGCGATGGGATTTTCCCTATTCTAACGCTCTTTTAATGAAACAAAGTTTAGAAAAAATTTTAACTTATAAAGAAAACTACACGCTTTTGCCCGGACACGGCGTAAAAACGACACTTAAAGAAGAACAAGAGCATTTGCCAACTTGGCTAAGGTATTTTTAA